The following DNA comes from Streptomyces sp. NBC_00273.
TCCTCGACGCCACCGGGCGCCGGTGCGCCGGCCTGGTCACCCTGCCGATGTCCGGGATGGGCAGCCGGGCCGAGTTCACCCGGCTGCCCGGTACCCCGCCGGAGCAGCTCACCGTCCTACCGGGAGCCCGCACGAAGGCCGCCCGAGCGGCGGCCCTCACCGTCGCGGAATGCGCACGGCGACGCCGGGAGCCGCCCTGCGGAGGGGAGTTGCGGCTCACCGGCGACATCCCGGTGGGACTCGGCATGGGCAGCTCCACCAGTGATGTCATCGCCGTCGTGCGCGCCGTCGCGGACTCCTACGGGGTGCGGCTGGCACCCGGCACCGTCGCCCGGCTGGCGGTGCGCGCCGAACTGGCCTGCGACCCGCTGATGCTCGACGGCCGCCCGACGCTCTTCGCCCAGCGCGAGGGGCGGGTGCTGGAGGTCCTCGGCCCCCGCCTGCCGCCCCTCGTCGTCGTGGGCTGCGCCCTGGGCGGGGGCGCGCCCGTGGACACCCTCGCCCTGCCGGTCCCTACGTACGACGAGAGCGACGTACGCGCCTTCGAGCGGCTGCGCGCCCTGCTGCGGCGGGCCGTGGCCACGGGCGACGCCGCCCTGCTGGGCCGGGTCGCGAGCGCCAGCGCGCGACGGGGCCAACAGCTCTTGTCCCATCCGGAGTTCGACGCGCTCACCGGCATCGGCCGGCGGCTCGGGGCTCTGGGGGTCCAGATCGCGCACAGCGGTGCGGTGGCCGGTCTGCTCCTCGACCCGGCGGCCCCGGGCCTGCGCCACCGGATCCGCGATTGCGTGCGGGCCCTGGACAGCAACGGCATCGCCGCGACCCGCGTCTTCACGACCTTCCCGCCCCTTCCGTCCCTCCCACCCCTCCCGCCCCTCCCGTCGACCCAGGAGTTCCCGAGTGGACCAGCACATTGCGGAGGCCATCGGCCGGCCCGACCTGATACGCCTCGACGACCGGCTCGTCTGCCTGCGCTTTGAGACCATGAAGGTCGTCTCCGCCCTCGCCGCGGTCCGCCACCTGCTCGACACGGGGGTGGTGCGGCGCGGGGACACCCTGCTGGACAGCTCCAGCGGGATCTACGCGTACGCCCTCGCGCTGGCCTGTCACCGCCACGGCATGCGCTGTCACATCGTCGGCTCGACGACCGTCGATCGCACGCTGTGCACCCAACTGGCCGTGCTCGGGGCGACGCTGGATCGGATGGAGCCCTGCGAGGACCTGAAGCTGGACCAGAAGCGGCGGGTCGAGCGCGTCCACGAGATCCTCGCGGAGCACCCCGAGTACCACTGGATGCGGCAGTACCACGACGACATCCACTACCTGGGCTACCGTGCCGTGGCCGAGCAGATCCGGCAGTCGACGGGCGCGGGCGCCCTGACCCTGGTCGGCGGGGTCGGCTCGGGCGCCTCCACCGGAGCCCTCGCCCGCTATCTGAGGGAGGGATCCCCCGATGTCGAACTCGTCGGCGTGCAGCCCTTCGGCAGTGTCACCTTCGGCGCCGAGCACGTCGCCGACCCCGAGATCATCATTGCCGGGATCGGCAGCTCCATCCCCTTCGAGAACGTCAGCCACGCGTCCTACGACACGCTCCACTGGATCTCCTTCGACGCCGCGTTGGCCGGCAGCGTCGACCTGTTGCGGCGGCACGCGGTCTTCGCCGGCCTGTCCACCGGGGCCGGCTACCTAGCCGCCCGCTGGGAACGCAGCCAGGCCCCGGAACGCACGGTCCTGTTCATCGCCGCCGACACCGGCCACCGGTACGTGGACGGCGTGTACGCCCGCCACCGCGAGGCGGCCGCCGTCGACTCCCTGACGCCGCGGCAGGTCACGGGCCGGACCGAACTCGCGCTCCCCTGGTCCCGGATGCACTGGAACCGGGCCCCGGGCGTACGGCCGACCGATCGAACCCGATCATCCATCAGTCACGAGTGATCGATCCGATCGTGCCGCTCCTCCCCGTGTGCCCGATCCCTCGAAATGCCGGGGGCGCCGCGCCGCCGCCTCCCCTTGCCGTCGCTCGGTGGATTACCGGGACATCCAACGGGCGTCACAAGGGCGGCGACCGGAACGGGGGGACCCTTG
Coding sequences within:
- a CDS encoding GHMP family kinase ATP-binding protein gives rise to the protein MIAPPARRGTGHAPCHHGEILQGVFLDATGRRCAGLVTLPMSGMGSRAEFTRLPGTPPEQLTVLPGARTKAARAAALTVAECARRRREPPCGGELRLTGDIPVGLGMGSSTSDVIAVVRAVADSYGVRLAPGTVARLAVRAELACDPLMLDGRPTLFAQREGRVLEVLGPRLPPLVVVGCALGGGAPVDTLALPVPTYDESDVRAFERLRALLRRAVATGDAALLGRVASASARRGQQLLSHPEFDALTGIGRRLGALGVQIAHSGAVAGLLLDPAAPGLRHRIRDCVRALDSNGIAATRVFTTFPPLPSLPPLPPLPSTQEFPSGPAHCGGHRPARPDTPRRPARLPAL
- a CDS encoding pyridoxal-phosphate dependent enzyme, whose amino-acid sequence is MDQHIAEAIGRPDLIRLDDRLVCLRFETMKVVSALAAVRHLLDTGVVRRGDTLLDSSSGIYAYALALACHRHGMRCHIVGSTTVDRTLCTQLAVLGATLDRMEPCEDLKLDQKRRVERVHEILAEHPEYHWMRQYHDDIHYLGYRAVAEQIRQSTGAGALTLVGGVGSGASTGALARYLREGSPDVELVGVQPFGSVTFGAEHVADPEIIIAGIGSSIPFENVSHASYDTLHWISFDAALAGSVDLLRRHAVFAGLSTGAGYLAARWERSQAPERTVLFIAADTGHRYVDGVYARHREAAAVDSLTPRQVTGRTELALPWSRMHWNRAPGVRPTDRTRSSISHE